Within the Fischerella sp. PCC 9605 genome, the region GCAACCCTAACTGACTGGGAATTTCCCTTTCTAACGCTGCTTGCGAAACGAAAGTTAACGATGTGGCATTCTTAGCACCTGCAAAACTACCAAACATCGGGCGCATATGCACAGGTTGCGGCGTGGGAATACTAGCATTGGCATCGCCCATTTGTGACCATGCAATCATTCCACCTTTAATTACTATCTCCGGCTTAACGCCAAAAAACGCCGGACGCCACAAACACAAATCTGCTAGTTTTCCCTCTTCGACTGAACCCACATACAGAGAAATGCCGTGAGCGATCGCTGGATTAATCGTATACTTGGCAACATATCTTTTTGCCCGAAAGTTATCCACTCTTAGCCCCTCTCCTTGTAGGAGAGGGGTTGGGGTGAGGTCTCCCCGTTGCACTTTCATTTTGTGCGCCGTCTGCCAGGTACGAATTATTACTTCTCCTACCCGTCCCATCGCCTGGGAATCGGAAGAAATCATACTAAATGCACCTAAATCGTGCAAAATGTCTTCAGCAGCGATAGTTTCCCGGCGAATGCGCGACTCAGCAAACGCCACATCTTCAGCAATTCCCGGATCAAGGTGATGACAAACCATCAACATATCCAGGTGTTCATCTAAAGTGTTGACGGTGTAAGGACGTGTAGGGTTAGTGGATGATGGTAAGACGTTCGTTTCACCACAAACTTTGATAATATCCGGTGCGTGTCCGCCGCCTGCGCCTTCAGTGTGGTACGTGTGGATGACACGCTTTTTGAAGGCGGCGATGGTATCTTCCACAAACCCAGCTTCGTTGAGTGTATCAGTATGAATTGCCACCTGCACATCGTACTCATCAGCAACGTTGAGACAGGTATCAATCGCTGCGGGTGTGGTTCCCCAATCTTCGTGTAGTTTTAATCCTATCGCGCCCGCCACGACTTGTTCCACCAGTCCTCGCGGTTGGCTAGTATTACCTTTACCCAAAAATCCCAGGTTTACAGG harbors:
- the ureC gene encoding urease subunit alpha — protein: MSYRMDRRAYAETYGPTVGDRIRLADTELFIEVEQDFTTYGDEVKFGGGKVIRDGMGQSPISNAAGAVDMVITNALILDWWGIVKADIGIKDGKIFKIGKAGNPYIQNNIDIIIGPGTEAVAGEGMILTAGGIDTHIHFICPQQIEVAIASGITTMIGGGTGPATGTNATTCTPGPWNIYRMLQAADAFPVNLGFLGKGNTSQPRGLVEQVVAGAIGLKLHEDWGTTPAAIDTCLNVADEYDVQVAIHTDTLNEAGFVEDTIAAFKKRVIHTYHTEGAGGGHAPDIIKVCGETNVLPSSTNPTRPYTVNTLDEHLDMLMVCHHLDPGIAEDVAFAESRIRRETIAAEDILHDLGAFSMISSDSQAMGRVGEVIIRTWQTAHKMKVQRGDLTPTPLLQGEGLRVDNFRAKRYVAKYTINPAIAHGISLYVGSVEEGKLADLCLWRPAFFGVKPEIVIKGGMIAWSQMGDANASIPTPQPVHMRPMFGSFAGAKNATSLTFVSQAALEREIPSQLGLHKQAVAVSGTRQLSKRDMKLNDALPRIEVDPETYEVRADGELLTCEPATVLPMAQRYFLF